A genomic segment from Diceros bicornis minor isolate mBicDic1 chromosome 5, mDicBic1.mat.cur, whole genome shotgun sequence encodes:
- the MBIP gene encoding MAP3K12-binding inhibitory protein 1 isoform X2: MAAATELSRPSIGNRSLERSCSPSLSQEVLCEIFRSLHTLAGQLNLRDDVVKITIDWNKLQSLSALQPALLFSALEQHVLYLQPFLAKLQPLIKEENTAVVEEIEKTETGNKNEVNAKFPTGELQEEEKHKDGDLGDVKKTQIHFDPEVVQIKAGKAEIDRRISAFIERKQAEINENNVREFCNVIDCNQENSCARTDAVFTPYPGFKSHVKVSRVVNTYGPQTRPEGIQGSGHKPNSMLRDCGNQAVEERLQNIEAHLRLQTGGPVPRDIYQRIKKLEDKILELEGISPEYFQSVNFSGKRRKVQPPQNYSLAELDEKISALKQALLRKSREAESMATHHLP, from the exons ATGGCTGCGGCCACCGAGCTTAGTCGCCCTAGCATCGGTAACAGGAGCCTGGAGCGGAGCTGCAGCCCCAGCCTCTCCCAGGAGGTGCTCTGCGAAATCTTTCGCTCCCTGCATACCCTGGCCGGACAA CTTAACCTCAGAGATGATGTGGTGAAAATTACAATCGATTGGAACAAGCTCCAGAGCCTCTCGGCACTCCAGCCCGCTTTGCTCTTTAGTGCACTTGAACAACACGTTTTATATTTACAG CCTTTTTTAGCAAAACTTCAGCCTCTGATTAAAGAGGAGAATACAGCTGTTGTTGAAGAGatagaaaaaacagaaacaggGAACAAGAATGAAGTAAATGCCAAATTTCCCACTGGCGAGCTACAAGAGGAAGAAAAGCACAAAGATGGTGATTTAGGAGATGTGAAAAAGACACAGATCCATTTTGATCCAGAAGTAGTTCAAATAAAGGCTGGAAAAGCAGAA ATTGACAGACGAATATCTGCATTTATTGAAAGAAAGCAAGctgaaatcaatgaaaacaaCGTCAGGGAATTTTGCAATGTTATTGATTGTAATCAAG AAAATAGTTGTGCAAGAACTGATGCCGTTTTTACCCCTTACCCTGGATTTAAAAGTCATGTAAAAG TTTCTAGAGTTGTCAATACATATGGACCACAGACTAGACCTGAAGGAATTCAAGGGTCAGGTCATAAACCCAACAGCATGCTTCGAGATTGTGGTAACCAGGCAGTAGAAGAAAGACTACAAAATATTGAGGCTCACTTGCGATTGCAGACAG gtGGTCCAGTGCCAAGAGACATTtatcagagaattaaaaaacTTGAGGATAAAATCCTTGAATTGGAAGGCATCTCTCCTGAATATTTTCAGTCTGTG aatttttctggaaaaagaagaaaagttcaaCCACCTCAA AACTACTCACTGGCTGAACTTGATGAGAAAATTAGTGCCCTCAAACAAGCCCTGCTCAGAAAATCAAGAGAAGCAGAATCCATGGCAACTCACCACCTTCCATGA
- the MBIP gene encoding MAP3K12-binding inhibitory protein 1 isoform X1, translating into MAAATELSRPSIGNRSLERSCSPSLSQEVLCEIFRSLHTLAGQLNLRDDVVKITIDWNKLQSLSALQPALLFSALEQHVLYLQPFLAKLQPLIKEENTAVVEEIEKTETGNKNEVNAKFPTGELQEEEKHKDGDLGDVKKTQIHFDPEVVQIKAGKAEIDRRISAFIERKQAEINENNVREFCNVIDCNQENSCARTDAVFTPYPGFKSHVKVSRVVNTYGPQTRPEGIQGSGHKPNSMLRDCGNQAVEERLQNIEAHLRLQTGGPVPRDIYQRIKKLEDKILELEGISPEYFQSVNFSGKRRKVQPPQQNYSLAELDEKISALKQALLRKSREAESMATHHLP; encoded by the exons ATGGCTGCGGCCACCGAGCTTAGTCGCCCTAGCATCGGTAACAGGAGCCTGGAGCGGAGCTGCAGCCCCAGCCTCTCCCAGGAGGTGCTCTGCGAAATCTTTCGCTCCCTGCATACCCTGGCCGGACAA CTTAACCTCAGAGATGATGTGGTGAAAATTACAATCGATTGGAACAAGCTCCAGAGCCTCTCGGCACTCCAGCCCGCTTTGCTCTTTAGTGCACTTGAACAACACGTTTTATATTTACAG CCTTTTTTAGCAAAACTTCAGCCTCTGATTAAAGAGGAGAATACAGCTGTTGTTGAAGAGatagaaaaaacagaaacaggGAACAAGAATGAAGTAAATGCCAAATTTCCCACTGGCGAGCTACAAGAGGAAGAAAAGCACAAAGATGGTGATTTAGGAGATGTGAAAAAGACACAGATCCATTTTGATCCAGAAGTAGTTCAAATAAAGGCTGGAAAAGCAGAA ATTGACAGACGAATATCTGCATTTATTGAAAGAAAGCAAGctgaaatcaatgaaaacaaCGTCAGGGAATTTTGCAATGTTATTGATTGTAATCAAG AAAATAGTTGTGCAAGAACTGATGCCGTTTTTACCCCTTACCCTGGATTTAAAAGTCATGTAAAAG TTTCTAGAGTTGTCAATACATATGGACCACAGACTAGACCTGAAGGAATTCAAGGGTCAGGTCATAAACCCAACAGCATGCTTCGAGATTGTGGTAACCAGGCAGTAGAAGAAAGACTACAAAATATTGAGGCTCACTTGCGATTGCAGACAG gtGGTCCAGTGCCAAGAGACATTtatcagagaattaaaaaacTTGAGGATAAAATCCTTGAATTGGAAGGCATCTCTCCTGAATATTTTCAGTCTGTG aatttttctggaaaaagaagaaaagttcaaCCACCTCAA CAGAACTACTCACTGGCTGAACTTGATGAGAAAATTAGTGCCCTCAAACAAGCCCTGCTCAGAAAATCAAGAGAAGCAGAATCCATGGCAACTCACCACCTTCCATGA
- the MBIP gene encoding MAP3K12-binding inhibitory protein 1 isoform X3: MAAATELSRPSIGNRSLERSCSPSLSQEVLCEIFRSLHTLAGQLNLRDDVVKITIDWNKLQSLSALQPALLFSALEQHVLYLQPFLAKLQPLIKEENTAVVEEIEKTETGNKNEVNAKFPTGELQEEEKHKDGDLGDVKKTQIHFDPEVVQIKAGKAEIDRRISAFIERKQAEINENNVREFCNVIDCNQENSCARTDAVFTPYPGFKSHVKGGPVPRDIYQRIKKLEDKILELEGISPEYFQSVNFSGKRRKVQPPQQNYSLAELDEKISALKQALLRKSREAESMATHHLP; the protein is encoded by the exons ATGGCTGCGGCCACCGAGCTTAGTCGCCCTAGCATCGGTAACAGGAGCCTGGAGCGGAGCTGCAGCCCCAGCCTCTCCCAGGAGGTGCTCTGCGAAATCTTTCGCTCCCTGCATACCCTGGCCGGACAA CTTAACCTCAGAGATGATGTGGTGAAAATTACAATCGATTGGAACAAGCTCCAGAGCCTCTCGGCACTCCAGCCCGCTTTGCTCTTTAGTGCACTTGAACAACACGTTTTATATTTACAG CCTTTTTTAGCAAAACTTCAGCCTCTGATTAAAGAGGAGAATACAGCTGTTGTTGAAGAGatagaaaaaacagaaacaggGAACAAGAATGAAGTAAATGCCAAATTTCCCACTGGCGAGCTACAAGAGGAAGAAAAGCACAAAGATGGTGATTTAGGAGATGTGAAAAAGACACAGATCCATTTTGATCCAGAAGTAGTTCAAATAAAGGCTGGAAAAGCAGAA ATTGACAGACGAATATCTGCATTTATTGAAAGAAAGCAAGctgaaatcaatgaaaacaaCGTCAGGGAATTTTGCAATGTTATTGATTGTAATCAAG AAAATAGTTGTGCAAGAACTGATGCCGTTTTTACCCCTTACCCTGGATTTAAAAGTCATGTAAAAG gtGGTCCAGTGCCAAGAGACATTtatcagagaattaaaaaacTTGAGGATAAAATCCTTGAATTGGAAGGCATCTCTCCTGAATATTTTCAGTCTGTG aatttttctggaaaaagaagaaaagttcaaCCACCTCAA CAGAACTACTCACTGGCTGAACTTGATGAGAAAATTAGTGCCCTCAAACAAGCCCTGCTCAGAAAATCAAGAGAAGCAGAATCCATGGCAACTCACCACCTTCCATGA